One window of the Paraburkholderia sp. PGU19 genome contains the following:
- a CDS encoding molybdopterin-binding protein: protein MAFGVIIIGDEILSGRRVDKHLPKVIQLLSARGLSLSWAEYIGDDPERITATLRRTFASGDIVFSTGGIGATPDDHTRQCAAAALAVPLELHPEAKALIQERIREMHPANSPAPVDFNSPDNLHRLNMGTYPRGASIIPNGYNKIPGFSVGDHHFVPGFPVMAWPMIEWVLDTKYQHLHHSTPHAEKSLLVFELPESTLTPLMEKIEHDFPGVRVFSLPSVGDSERGGIYARRHIDLGVKGEPEAVAAAFVKLREGVHLLGGDIVEPEVAAQAQSRN, encoded by the coding sequence ATGGCATTTGGCGTCATCATCATCGGCGATGAAATCCTGTCCGGCAGACGCGTCGACAAGCATCTGCCGAAAGTCATCCAGCTTCTGAGCGCGCGCGGCCTGTCGCTGTCATGGGCCGAATATATCGGCGACGATCCGGAGCGCATCACGGCGACCTTGCGCCGCACGTTCGCTTCCGGCGATATCGTGTTCTCGACGGGCGGCATCGGCGCAACGCCCGACGATCACACGCGCCAATGCGCCGCCGCCGCGCTTGCCGTGCCGCTCGAACTGCATCCCGAGGCAAAGGCGCTGATCCAGGAACGCATCCGCGAGATGCACCCGGCCAATTCGCCCGCGCCCGTCGATTTCAATTCGCCGGACAACCTGCATCGTTTGAACATGGGCACGTATCCGCGCGGCGCGTCGATCATTCCGAATGGGTACAACAAGATTCCTGGTTTTTCTGTCGGAGATCATCACTTCGTCCCGGGCTTTCCGGTGATGGCCTGGCCGATGATCGAATGGGTGCTGGATACGAAGTACCAGCATCTGCATCATTCGACGCCGCATGCGGAAAAGTCTCTGCTCGTCTTCGAGTTGCCCGAGTCGACGCTGACGCCGCTGATGGAAAAGATCGAGCATGACTTTCCGGGCGTGCGCGTATTCAGCCTGCCGAGCGTTGGTGACTCGGAGCGCGGCGGCATCTATGCGCGCCGGCATATCGACCTCGGCGTGAAGGGTGAGCCGGAAGCCGTCGCGGCCGCGTTCGTGAAGCTGCGCGAAGGCGTGCATCTGCTCGGCGGCGATATCGTCGAGCCGGAAGTGGCAGCGCAGGCGCAGTCGCGTAACTAG
- a CDS encoding beta-propeller fold lactonase family protein yields the protein MRKFSLPGLTSTFAAGAALVAAASFFSTPVLANNVIVLNSGEATLSLIDESTRQVIDTVPTGKEPHHLMPTPDNSSLIVANSVSNNLMFVDPKTGKPQRWVENIEDPYQIGFSPDRKWLVTTGLRLDRLDIYHYDGHNMTLASRLPLAVMPSHMAFTNDSKTVFVTLQVSGELAAVDLATQTVKWKMKVGKVPAGLWMTPGDKYLLIGMTGADYVAVVDWRNQKIVKTITTGKGAHNFRSLADGKHVAVSNRVASTISILDEDTLTNVGDITGLMPGPDDMELSADKRYLWVTFRFAKHVGVIDLTTHKLIQTIAVGRSPHGIYFFNRAPVTAPNGA from the coding sequence ATGCGCAAATTTTCCCTTCCCGGCCTGACCAGCACGTTTGCGGCAGGCGCGGCGCTCGTCGCGGCAGCAAGCTTCTTCTCCACGCCAGTTCTCGCCAACAACGTGATCGTGCTCAACTCCGGCGAAGCCACGCTGAGCCTGATCGACGAGTCGACACGTCAGGTGATCGACACGGTGCCGACCGGCAAGGAACCGCATCACCTGATGCCGACGCCGGACAATTCGTCGCTGATCGTCGCGAATTCGGTGTCGAACAATCTGATGTTCGTCGATCCGAAAACAGGCAAGCCGCAACGCTGGGTCGAGAACATCGAAGACCCGTATCAGATCGGTTTCTCGCCGGATCGCAAGTGGCTCGTGACGACGGGCTTGCGCCTCGACCGCCTCGACATCTATCACTACGACGGCCACAACATGACGCTCGCGAGCCGCCTGCCGCTCGCCGTGATGCCGAGCCACATGGCGTTCACGAACGACAGCAAGACGGTGTTCGTCACGCTGCAGGTGTCGGGTGAACTCGCCGCCGTCGATCTCGCCACGCAGACGGTCAAGTGGAAGATGAAAGTCGGCAAGGTGCCGGCCGGTCTGTGGATGACGCCGGGCGACAAATACCTGTTGATCGGCATGACGGGTGCGGACTATGTCGCCGTCGTCGACTGGCGCAATCAGAAGATCGTGAAGACGATCACGACGGGCAAGGGCGCGCACAACTTCCGCTCGCTCGCGGACGGCAAGCATGTGGCTGTGTCGAACCGCGTGGCCAGCACGATCAGCATCCTCGACGAAGACACGCTCACCAACGTCGGCGACATCACGGGCCTGATGCCGGGACCGGACGACATGGAACTTTCCGCCGACAAACGCTATCTGTGGGTAACGTTCCGTTTTGCGAAGCATGTCGGTGTCATCGACCTGACTACGCACAAGCTGATCCAGACGATCGCCGTCGGCCGTTCGCCGCACGGCATCTATTTCTTCAACCGCGCGCCCGTCACCGCGCCGAACGGGGCATGA
- a CDS encoding sterol desaturase family protein translates to MFHLIASSLDSFVSSVQTLLYVDVVQPLLFHFNLMDYDEDTYDSLYWVIVGVLEVIAMYALLRPLEALRPVEQWKDRKAVRVDVLYTWIAKLGILNLFFFFALQPFFDSVQGWLRLQGIANIELDNLWPGVTTQPFVTFVMYLLVLDFAGYWYHRGQHRIGVWWELHAVHHSQQQMSLWADDRNHLLDDLLQACFFAVIALFIGVPPSQFVVLVAITNLAQSVQHANIRLHFGWLGERLLVSPTFHRRHHAIGYGHEGLKYGCNFGVLFPWWDMLFGSASWSREMEPTGIRDQLSGRHYGEGFWAQHWLAFVRIGQRIAGKKQRGAA, encoded by the coding sequence ATGTTCCACCTGATCGCCTCCAGTCTCGATAGCTTCGTTTCTTCCGTCCAGACGCTGCTGTACGTCGACGTCGTGCAGCCGCTGCTGTTCCATTTCAACCTGATGGACTACGACGAGGACACGTACGACAGCCTGTACTGGGTGATCGTCGGCGTGCTGGAAGTTATCGCCATGTATGCGTTGCTGCGTCCGCTGGAAGCGCTGCGGCCCGTCGAGCAGTGGAAGGACCGCAAGGCGGTGCGCGTGGACGTGCTCTACACGTGGATCGCCAAGCTCGGCATTCTGAATCTGTTCTTCTTCTTCGCGCTGCAGCCGTTTTTCGACTCGGTGCAGGGCTGGCTGCGTTTGCAGGGCATCGCGAATATCGAACTCGACAATCTGTGGCCCGGTGTCACGACGCAGCCGTTCGTCACGTTCGTCATGTATCTGCTGGTGCTCGACTTCGCGGGCTACTGGTATCACCGCGGGCAGCACAGGATCGGTGTGTGGTGGGAACTGCACGCGGTGCATCACAGCCAGCAGCAGATGTCGCTGTGGGCCGACGACCGCAACCATCTGCTCGACGATCTGCTGCAAGCATGTTTCTTCGCCGTGATCGCGCTGTTCATCGGCGTGCCGCCGTCGCAGTTCGTCGTGCTCGTCGCGATCACGAATCTCGCGCAGAGCGTGCAGCACGCGAACATCCGTCTGCATTTCGGCTGGCTCGGCGAGCGCCTGCTCGTCAGTCCGACCTTCCATCGCCGTCATCATGCAATCGGCTATGGTCATGAAGGGCTCAAGTACGGCTGCAATTTCGGTGTGCTTTTCCCGTGGTGGGACATGCTGTTCGGCAGCGCGTCGTGGAGCCGCGAAATGGAGCCGACGGGCATTCGCGATCAGCTCAGTGGCCGTCACTACGGCGAGGGTTTCTGGGCGCAACACTGGCTCGCATTCGTGCGCATTGGACAGCGCATCGCTGGCAAGAAGCAGCGGGGCGCGGCGTAA